The DNA segment ATTTGTGAGTTTTATAAAAAATTATTGTTTTTTTATACCTAAAAACAGTAAGGCATTTAGCCTTTTAGAAGTAATGATAGTTTTGGCTATTTTAGCCTCTATTGCTAGCCTGGCTATCCCTCAACTATCTAGTCAAAACTATTCTCGCAAAGGTTTTTTTAGAAAGCTTATTGCTTTAGACAAACAATTAAGAAGTTTAGCACAGCTGCAGAACCGCACCTATAGAATTAATTTTCAAGTAAATCCATTATCTAAAAAATCGACCACCCTTTTTTGGGTAGATTATAAAAGTGGGCAAGAAACCATAACACCTAATAAAAACACCAACTCTAAAAATTTAAGCGCTTTTCTTTCGGAATGGACAATGGCAAAAAAAATATTAAAAAAAAAGCAGAAGCTTCCCCACTTGCTAGAAATTGTAAACATACAGCTAGAGGGGTTTAAAAAGCCACTACAGTCTGGCTTAATTTCTATTTATTTTTTTCCCCAAGGAGTTACGCAAAAAGCGGTAATACATTTTTCTGAAAACAAAAAACAAAAATGGTCTTTTGTAGTGCATACTTTTATTAGTAAAAATAATTTATTAACAAAACACATTTCTTTTAAAGAAGCTTTTCAATAAGAACAAAACGGTTTAATATTAAGACATGTCTAGCATTTTTAATAACAAAGGCTTAACGCTAATTGAGGTTTTAATCGCAGTCGCTATTTTAGTTGGCGGTGTAGTAGTTATTAGCAGTTCTTGGTCGGGAACTTTATTAAAAATTAGAAAAGCAAAAATTTATAATGAAGTACATTATTTATTACAAAAAAAAATGGCAGAAATAGAAATTCAATACAAAAGTACTCCTATTAATGAAATACCTGAAGAAATTAGTGGAACTTTTTTAAAGCCTTACGGGAAGTATAAATGGCAAGTAAAATCACAAAATATGTCTTTGCCCAATTTAAAATCTTTAATTGAAAATCAAAATTCTAGCGAACAGTCTCAAAACATTTTATCTGCGGCTTTATCTCAATTACAAAAAGCGGTAAAAGAAGTACAAGTTACCGTAATTCTTCCTAATAAGAAAAATACTTTGTCTTATCACCTAGCTACCTACTTTGTAGACTACCATGCGGCTTCTAAAATAGGAGGCTTCTGATTTTAAAAAATAATATAGGCTTCACCTTAATAGAAACTTTAATTGCAACTACTATTTTAGCTTTTTTATCTATAAATAGTGCCCAAAGCATTAGTCAGGCTTTAAAACAAAAAACAAAAATACAAAGTCGCATAGACGATAATACTGTAATACAACAAAGCTTAAACCTTATGGAAAGAGACATAAGTCGTATTTTTAACTATGCCGACATTCCCGAAGCTGTTAATCAATTAAGCCAACTAAACCATTGGAAAAAACAGGTTTTAAGAAATAAGCAATTAAAACCTAGCGAACAATTAACTATTATTAAACCCAAGGTAACACCCTTAAGATTTTTATATAAATTTCAAGGCAAAGAAGAGCAAGTTAACTTTATTAGCGCTAACCAAGCTAGGCTATTTTCTAATCAAAACTTAACCCGCTTGCAAGAAATTAGCTATTATACTGCAAGTTGCAAATCTTCTAAACAAGGCCTTTGTTTATGGCGAAGAAATTCTTCTGTGATAGATGGCAATGTAGAAAAAGGAGGCCAATCCTTTAGTTTATTATCCAACATAACTAGTTTAAAATTTCGCTATATTGGAGGTAAGCAAAAAAATCCTGAATGGAAAACAGAATGGCCTTTTTTTTCTGAAGTAAGTACCAACACCCCCCTGCCCTATGCTATAGAAATTACTTTGAAAGTTAAAGTTAAAGAAACTGTAAAACAATTTCAAAAAATTGCTTTAATTCATCACCCTGATATTTTTGTTCCAAAAATGAAAATCTCTACTTTTACTGCTCCTTCTACTTTAACCCTTCCAGTCTCTAAACCATAAACCTAAAACATTATGAAAAAAAATTGCTTTCCATCCCCCTTATTTCTGCTTAAAAATAACAAAGCTGTTGCTTTACTATTAGCTCTATTTAGCCTTACTATGAGTATTTGGGTGGCCACAGAATTGTCTTATGACTCTAATGTGGAATATGTTTTAGCTTCACGAAAACTACAAAAATTACAAGCCTACTACGCTGCAAAAGCTGGTGCCAACATTAGTTTGCTAAGAATTTTTTTATTTAAAAAAGCGGTAAAAACTTTTGCCACAAAAACGGGTGCTTTAGAATCTAGCTTTGAACCCATCTGGAGCTTTCCCCTAGCCTGGCCACCTAGTTTATACCTACCTTCGGATTTTTCTAAAGATGCCAAAGCGGCTTTTGCGGAGACCGAAAAAGGCTCTTTTATAAAAGCACAATACACAACCAGCATCAGTGTGGAAGATAATAAAGTGGATATTAATGATCTAGTTTCTCCATCTAAACTTTTATCTACATTTAGCAAACAACAATTTATTAACATTTTTAAAACAGAGGTAGAAAATAACGAAAAGTTTGGGGCGAAATATCGTGATTATAACTTTGCCGAGCTAGCCAATAACTTTATAGATTGGATAGACAAAGATTTTGAAAGCTTAAACGGAGGAGATGAAAAATCCTTTTATGCCGATTGGATAGATCAATATAAATCCATACAAGACACTTCTGATTACATTCCTCCTAATCAATACTTTAAACATATTAGTGAGCTAAGAATGGTAAGTGCAATGAATGACGATTTTTTTCAATTATTAGAAAATAAAGTGACTTTATTTGGTAGTAAAAAAATTAATTTAAACCATATGGATATTGAACTATTAAAAAGCTTTCCTTGGGCTACTCCAGAAGTAATCTCTGCTTTTGAAGAAAGGGTAAGTTCTCAAAGTTTTGTTAATGTCGAAGATTTTAAAAGCTTTTTAAAAGAATTTGATTTAGCCGAAAACGTAGACACATCTATTTTTAGCTTTGACTCTGGTGTCAATTTTCAAATCACTAGTACTGGTATAGTAAACAATACCTCTTATACCATTAAGCTAATCACTTACGATATAAATGAAACCATAGAGCGATTAAGTGAAATTTTGTTTTTTGAAGAGGAAGAAAAAAACCCTGCCTCACAAGGGAAAAAACTAAAATATAAAAAAAATAATTACTTTTTGCCCAACAAAAGTCCTGTTGTTGTGCATTGGCAAGAGTTTTAAAAAAAAGCTTTTATCTTCTGACTTTTAAATGCTAAAATTTTTAAATGAAGTATCTTGGGTTAGACATTACATCGACAGAAATTCGAGCTATTTTAATTCAAAAAAATGCCTTGCAATATTCTATTATAGAAAAAAAAAGCTTTCCTTTAATACCAAACACAGACGACGCTTTATTAAAAACTTTATTACAGGTGCAATCTTATTTTGCTTATAACGACATACAAACTTGTGTTGGAGTAGAAGCCAGCAAATGCTTTGTTCGTACTTTACAACTTCCCTTTTCTCAAAAATTTAAACTCAATAAAATTTTACCCTTTCAACTAGAAGAAGAGTTACCAGTAGAGCCCAACAACTTAGCTACAGATATGTTATTTCTAAATAAGTCTAAAGAAAAAGACTCAGAAATTTTAGTGGTAGCTACTAAGAAAAAAGAATTACAACTATTAATAAAAAATCTTAATGCATTAAACTTTAATTTAGAATCTATAGCCCCTATTCAATTAAGCTTAACTAGTATCCTTCCTTCTTTTGAGGAAGATTCCTTTGCAAAAAAAACAAAAGTGTATTTAAACTTAGATTTACGCTCTAGCTACCTTAATATAGCAAAAATTTATAATGGACAGTGTTACATTACTCAATCTACTCCACTTAATTATAGCCTAAGTACATTGATTAAACAGCTGGCCGATAAATACTCTATTTCGTTAGAGCAGGCAGAAACAGAATTTTTAAAAAATAGCTTTATTGTAATGCCTACTCACTTAAATGGCATTACTCCAGAGCAAAAAGAATTTTCGGATAACATTACATCTCACCTACAAGAATTTATTACAGAAATAAAAAAAGAATTTTTAAAATTAAAATTAACCGGTGAAGATTTAGCATCTATAGAAATTTATGGCGAAGCCCTGTGCATAAAAAATTTGAAACCATTTTTAAAGCAAGAAATAAATATAACTATAACAGACTTTCAAACACAGGTATTGCAATCTCCAGAAGAATTAAGTGCTAAACATGATATTAAAAACGCCAAATTTATAAATGCGCTAAGTCTAGCTGTAAGTATGTCTACACCCTTAAAGCAAATCAATTTTTTACAAGGCGAATTATCCCCAAGTAATCAAAAAATAAAAAAATTTTGGACATCTAATCAGTCAGTAATAAAAATTGGTCTCGCCACATGGACCATTGCCATAATATTTGGATTTTTTAAACAAAGCATAACCTATAAAATGGCTGATGACAGCTACTTTAATTTAAAAAAGATTGCAAAAAAAACGACTAAATTAAAAGGCAGAAAGTTAAAACTTAGTAGCATAAAAAAGATAGTTAAAACTTATAAAAAACAAAAAAACTCGCAAGATTTTTTTTCTCAGCTGCAAAAAGTTAAAACGCCCATTTATTTTTTTAATAAACTTTCTACTATGCCTCGCACCATTAATGTGAATATTACTTATCTAGATATTTCTACTGTAAAAAAACAAATGACAGTAAAAGGCTATAGCAAAGATAGTGTATCTTCTATAAACTTTAAAAGTTATTTACAAAGCATTAGTAAAAATAAAAAGCCTATAGGAAGGGCTGTTAAAACAGGCAGTGGAACTACATTTAACTATACTATCCCCTTATAATTATGAAAGAAAATATCTTAAATCTTATTTCTACCCTGCAAGAACAAGTAAAAGTTTTGTTAATTCAAATTCAAGAACAAACTTTTTACAATGTAACAAAAGATTATTACCAAAATTCTTCGGTAATTATTCAAAAAATAATTAAATACAGCTGCCTGGCTTTAAGTGTTTTTATTATTATCTATATTCCCTATTCTTTTATAAATGCATCTAATATGGATATTAAAGTATTTTTAGAACATAAAAATTTAGCAGAAAATTTAATTCAATCTAAAACTAAACCGCTAAAATCGCACCATAGCCATGGCCCCTTTGCTTTTGATAAAATTAAACAAAGTATTGAACAAAAATTACAAAAATTTCAATTATCCACTCAACAAAGCTATAAAATTAAAAAAATAAATAGCGGATTAATTATTAATGTTCGCTGGTTAAATTTAGAAGAATTTATTACTATATCAAAAATCTTAGAAAAAATTCATCCTCAATTAAAAATGACACAGCTAAAGATGACTCCCGAAAGAAGAGAGCTGTATTTTAATACCGTTTTTATATTTAAATATTTTAATATTAAACAAAATATAGCAAAAAAATAAAGCTTTACTTTTACAACCCATGTTTATACTAAAAAATCTTTTTTCTATTATAAAAAATAATAAATACTTAATTATCTTAGGCTTAGGCTTAACTTTTTTGTTTGTTACTTTATTACTGCCTTATCAAGACATTAACACTTACATCAGTTCGCAAATAAATACTTACACTAATGGAAAAGTACAGTTTACAGCGAAAAAATTTTTGATATCTCCTTTTATGGAATTGCAATTTATGGACAGTATAACTTCTTACAAAAAAATAGAAGTTCCTATAAAAAAAATTGCTATCAAACCTTTGTGGCTACAAAGCTTATTGCTTAATTTTGGCATAGAAGTAAATGCGCATTCTATTTTTGAAGGCAATATACAGCTTGTTGTAAAAAAAAATAAAAGCAAAAAACACCCCCTAGCTTTTAATGCTTACTTGCAAAATATTTCTTTAGAAAAATTACCACTACCCTTTATTAAATTACATGGAAAAATTTCTGCTAATATAAAAACTTTAATAAACCCCCATTGGCTTTATGCTCCTAATATTTATTTAGAAGTAATTAATAACAAAAAAATACAAGTATTTAGATCTAAAATCCCTAGCCCTTTTGGTCCTATACAAATCCCTTTAATACACTTTTCAAAATTAAAAATAAAAGCCGCTACTCAAAAAGAAGTGCTAAATATTCAAAATCTAGAACTGGGCTCCTCCACAGATGCTTTATATATTAAAATAGCCGGTACCGCTGCTTTAACTATTAAAAAACAAAGACGCAAAAATACTCTGTCTATAAAAAATTATAAATTATCCGTCTATATTAAAGCGCAACAACCTCCCCCTAGCTGGAAAAGTTTATTGGCTTTACTAGACAATTATAAAACAGGAAATGTGTACCAGTTTCATATTAAAGGTAATAGCCTTAACGCTATTCCAGAATTAACACGATAATCTTTAGCCTTGTTAAATTTGTCGCAGCGCATTGTACACGGCTATTTTACAGCTTCAGCAGTCTAGAATCCTTATTTCGTTTTTTTTTAATGCACCTGCGCAATAAGACCCTTTAAGTGCTGGATTTTTTTTGCAAACATGCTTATAAAGAAACACATATATGGAGGATATTTATGAGTTTAAATAAAGCAATGATCATCGGAAGACTAGGTAACAATCCTGAAGTGAAAACTATCTCTACGGGCAACACTGTAGCTAATTTTAGTATTGCTACCAGTGAAAATTGGCTAAAAGATGGAGAAAAGCAAGAACGAACAGAATGGCACCGCATTGTAGTATGGGGAAAAATGGCCGACATTTGTGGTAAATACTTGTCTAAAGGCAGCTCTGTATATGTAGAGGGTCGCATTCAAACTCGATCTTGGGAAGATAAAGACGGGCAAAAGCGCTACACTACCGAAATTAACGCACAACGGGTTCAATTTTTAGATACAAAAAAATCACAAAATGCTACGACTTCTACGGAAGATCATTTTACTCCAGCTGTATCTGCTGAGCCACAATTTGATGCTGGCGAAGAAATTCCTTTTTAAAATAGCCGTCATCTAGCTATTTTTTTATATTTCAATAAAAAGCCTCTAAAATTTAGAGGCTTTTTTAATTAAATACCCTATTATTACCTAGTCCATAGTGTGAACTATACACTTTAAAGCTAGTCAACCGCTCCTTTTTTTTTTAAAATAAGCTAATATTAAACCATTTTATTATAAGGTGCTTCTATGAAAAAAATCTTTTATTTAATTATAGTTCCTACTATTTTATCTTTTACTAATAACGCCTTTGCTTATCATGTAGTTAAAGTAAAAAATAAAAAAATACTAATTACCTTTTCTCCTGAAGAAAATGTACAAACTAAAGATACTTTTTATGCTATTAATAATACAGGAAAAAAGAAAGCCATTGTTTTAATCACTAAGGTTAAGGGCAATAAAGCCATAGCTAAAATTTTAAAAGGGCGAGCAGAAAAAGGGTGGACATTGCGCGTGCGTAAAAGAAGTGTAGTTAGTCGTCCTGTACAACCAGCTAACTCGTATCAGCCCAGAACAAATACCGCGGCTACTTCTTCTTATCCAAAAAAATCTAAAAAACTATTTAACCATCTTAGTTTTTTATGGGGCTATTCTTTAAATCGCTTACAAACCTTTGTCAGTCCAAAAACAATAAAGCACTCTGCCTCTTCTTTTTTTAATTTTGAAACTAGTACTACCCTATTTCTTCCTAAAGAGCCTATGTTTGGTTTAAAAATTTTATCTAGCACCGAAAACTTTACCCTAAAAGCCAAATGTAGTGATGGCACTACAACAAGCAATTGCGCAGCTAGCATTGTGTACTTAGGAGGCGGAGCTTTAGCTGTGATTCAAGCTCCTTTAAGCGATAAGTTTAGTTTGTGGGGTGGCGTGGGTGGAAAGCTGTTATTTCCTGTCTATAAAAAAATAACTACACTAGCAGTAGATTATCACTATCTAGACAAAGCCTCCATTAAACTAACCAGTGCCTTATTGCTGTCTGGCGGATTCACTTTAGGCTTAAACTCTAAATTTT comes from the Pseudobdellovibrionaceae bacterium genome and includes:
- a CDS encoding prepilin-type N-terminal cleavage/methylation domain-containing protein; its protein translation is MSFIKNYCFFIPKNSKAFSLLEVMIVLAILASIASLAIPQLSSQNYSRKGFFRKLIALDKQLRSLAQLQNRTYRINFQVNPLSKKSTTLFWVDYKSGQETITPNKNTNSKNLSAFLSEWTMAKKILKKKQKLPHLLEIVNIQLEGFKKPLQSGLISIYFFPQGVTQKAVIHFSENKKQKWSFVVHTFISKNNLLTKHISFKEAFQ
- a CDS encoding prepilin-type N-terminal cleavage/methylation domain-containing protein, coding for MSSIFNNKGLTLIEVLIAVAILVGGVVVISSSWSGTLLKIRKAKIYNEVHYLLQKKMAEIEIQYKSTPINEIPEEISGTFLKPYGKYKWQVKSQNMSLPNLKSLIENQNSSEQSQNILSAALSQLQKAVKEVQVTVILPNKKNTLSYHLATYFVDYHAASKIGGF
- a CDS encoding general secretion pathway protein GspK, translated to MSIWVATELSYDSNVEYVLASRKLQKLQAYYAAKAGANISLLRIFLFKKAVKTFATKTGALESSFEPIWSFPLAWPPSLYLPSDFSKDAKAAFAETEKGSFIKAQYTTSISVEDNKVDINDLVSPSKLLSTFSKQQFINIFKTEVENNEKFGAKYRDYNFAELANNFIDWIDKDFESLNGGDEKSFYADWIDQYKSIQDTSDYIPPNQYFKHISELRMVSAMNDDFFQLLENKVTLFGSKKINLNHMDIELLKSFPWATPEVISAFEERVSSQSFVNVEDFKSFLKEFDLAENVDTSIFSFDSGVNFQITSTGIVNNTSYTIKLITYDINETIERLSEILFFEEEEKNPASQGKKLKYKKNNYFLPNKSPVVVHWQEF
- a CDS encoding single-stranded DNA-binding protein, which translates into the protein MSLNKAMIIGRLGNNPEVKTISTGNTVANFSIATSENWLKDGEKQERTEWHRIVVWGKMADICGKYLSKGSSVYVEGRIQTRSWEDKDGQKRYTTEINAQRVQFLDTKKSQNATTSTEDHFTPAVSAEPQFDAGEEIPF